The following are from one region of the Gossypium hirsutum isolate 1008001.06 chromosome D03, Gossypium_hirsutum_v2.1, whole genome shotgun sequence genome:
- the LOC107909472 gene encoding protein MID1-COMPLEMENTING ACTIVITY 1, producing MASWEHFGEIANVAQLAGFDAVRLIAMIVKAASTARMHKKSCRQFAQHLKLIGNLLEQLRISELKKYPETREPLEQLEDALRRSYILVNSCQERSYLYVLAMGWNIVYQFRKAQSEIDRYLKIVPLITLVDNARVRERLEVIEKDQHEYTLDEEDRRVQDVIMKPEPSENDTMILKKTLSCSYPNMRFNEALQKENEKLRLELQRSQANYDVKQCEVIQHLLDVTEVAASIPDKISSPKVSKKVERNYSDVDNENGHSYNDNSPKKPDSRMTSRNTSSVSSGHDLLSDRGSHRYEEWNADLLGCCSEPSLCIKTFFYPCGTFSKIATVATNRHMSSAEACNELMAYSLILSCCCYTCCVRRKLRKALNITGGFVDDFLSHLMCCCCALVQEWREVEIRGIYGPEKTKTSPPPSQFMES from the exons atgGCATCGTGGGAACATTTCGGAGAAATTGCGAACGTAGCACAGCTCGCAGGCTTTGATGCGGTGCGGTTAATAGCCATGATAGTTAAAGCGGCGAGCACGGCTCGAATGCATAAGAAGAGTTGCCGGCAATTCGCTCAGCATCTTAAGTTGATCGGTAACTTGTTGGAGCAGCTCAGGATCTCGGAGCTTAAGAAGTACCCTGAGACGAGGGAGCCATTGGAGCAGCTCGAGGATGCATTGAGGAGGTCTTACATTTTGGTGAATAGTTGTCAAGAGAGAAGCTATTTGTATGTTTTGGCCATGGGATGGAACATTGTTTATCAGTTTAGGAAGGCACAGAGCGAAATCGACCGGTATTTGAAGATCGTTCCTCTTATCACTCTCGTTGATAATGCTCGAGTCAGG GAGAGACTCGAAGTTATCGAGAAAGATCAACATGAGTACACATTAGATGAAGAGGATAGAAGGGTGCAAGATGTTATAATGAAACCCGAACCCTCGGAAAATGATACCATGATCTTGAAAAAAACTCTTTCTTGTTCATACCCAAACATGCGTTTTAATGAAGCGCTgcaaaaggaaaatgaaaagctTCGATTGGAGCTACAACGTTCGCAAGCTAATTACGATGTGAAGCAGTGTGAAGTAATCCAGCATTTGCTTGATGTAACGGAAGTTGCGGCTTCTATTCCCGATAAGATTTCATCCCCAAAAGTGTCTAAGAAAGTTGAGCGTAATTACTCAGATGTCGATAATGAAAACGGTCATTCGTACAATGATAACTCTCCTAAGAAACCTGATTCTCGCATGACTTCAAG AAACACTTCTTCAGTTTCATCAGGACATGATCTACTCTCCGATAGAGGATCACATCGgtatgaagaatggaatgctGATTTGCTCGGTTGTTGCTCGGAACCATCTCTGT GCATAAAGACATTCTTTTATCCTTGTGGTACGTTTTCAAAGATTGCTACCGTTGCAACAAACAGGCATATGT CTTCTGCTGAAGCATGCAACGAATTAATGGCGTATTCATTGATATTGTCGTGCTGTTGCTACACTTGCTGTGTTAGAAGGAAGCTTCGCAAGGCATTGAACATTACG GGCGGGTTTGTCGATGATTTCCTCTCTCATTTGATGTGCTGTTGTTGTGCCCTCGTTCAAGAATGGCGAGAAGTAGAGATTCGTGGGATTTACG GTCCTGAGAAGACTAAAACAAGCCCTCCACCATCACAGTTCATGGAATCATGA